CTGCGCCGTCGTCGACGTCGAAACCCCGGAAGCCATTCCCTACTATGTCGGCGTGAATCGCGTCATCCGGACGGTCGTGGGAGGTGCGGTCTGGGAGCCCTTGTAGAGTGCGTCCCGAATTTTTCTGAGGGCCGGCGGCTCGATGTCATCACCGCGATCGCCGATGCGATCCGAGATGCGGGCGCCCGCGTGATCGACGTTCAGGCCGACGCCGCCCACAACCGGATGGTGGTCACCTTCGTGGCCGAGCCGTCGCTGGCGATTGACGCGGCGATGGCTGGCGCCACCGTCGCGACGCAACGGATCGACCTGCGCCACCACCGCGGCGAGCATCCGCGAATGGGCGCGACCGACGTCGTCCCCTTCGTCCCGTTCGCCGACCTGCCGATGAGCCTGTGTGTCGACCTTGCGCACACGTTCGGGGCGCGCCTCTGGAAGGAGCTCCACGTCCCTGTCTACTACTACGGCGAAGCCGCACGGCGCGTCGAGCGCCGCGAGCTGGAGAAGGTCCGGCTCGGCGGCTTCGAGGACCTCGTCAGCCATATCAAGGACTTCGAGCGCGCGCCGGACGAGGGTCCCCTGGAAGTCCACCCGAGCGCCGGTGCGACCGCCGTGGGCGCGCGCATTCCGCTGATCGCCTACAACGTCAATCTCAAGACCGCGGACCTGCAGGTCGCTAAGGACATTGCGAAAACGATTCGCGCCTCATCGGGTGGTTTGCCCAATGTCAAGGCGCTCGGCTTCGAGCTCGCCGACCGCGGCCTGGTTCAGGTGTCGATGAACCTGACCGATTACCGCGTCACGAACATCTGGAAAGTCTTCACCGTCATTCGCGACGAGGCCCGGCGTCGCGGGGTCGAGGTCGAGGCATCGGAGATCGTTGGCACCATTCCGCTGGACGCCGCGGTCGGCGTCATCAAGGAGGCGGTTATCGAGCCGGCGTTTCGCATGGACCAGATCCTCGAGAAGCGCGTGTGGGCCGCGGAATGACCGCGGTCAAAGACCAAACGATTGGTGACTACCTGCGGGCGCTGGCATCGACGGCCGCCGTGCCCGGTGGCGGAAGCGCGGCGGCGTTGGCGGCCGCCATGGGTGCGGCGCTGGTGAGCATGGTGGCGAAGCTCAGCGCGAAGAAGGCGAAGGGGAACGAGGACCGGGTGCTCCTGGAGGGCCTCGTGCCAGAACTCGACCAGCTCTCCACGCGCTTGCTGCAGCTGAGCCAGGACGACGTCGACGCCTACCGTGCGGTGATCGATACGCGAAAATCGGGCGCGCAGGGCGACGCGTTGGCGCGCGCCTACGAGCGGGCCGCTGAGGTGCCATTAGCGTCCGCAACGGCAGCGGCGCGCGGCCTGGCACTGGTGCCCGAGGTCAGCAAGCGAGCGTGGGAAATGACGGCCTCGGACCTGGCGGTCGGCAGTGAGCTGTTGGAGACCGGCTTTGCCGGCGCGCTCGGGAACGTCGCCATCAACCTCCCCGAGCTGCGTGGCGAAGCCGCCGCTCGCATCGAGCGCGCCTACCTCGAGCTACGGACCCTGAAAGCGCAGTAAGCTGGCGCCAGGAATTTTTCGGGGGTGACGCATTTGGGCAATCGAGCGACGGTGCAAAGGGTGGCGTTTGTCTTCGGTGCCATTTACCTCGCGGTCGGCATCATTGGGTTCCTGCCGTTTTTAGGCGGCTCCGTGACCATGACGAATAGCAAGCTCCTCGGACTTTTCAACATCAACCTGCTGCACAACCTGGTCCATGTCGTGATCGGCATCGCCGGGCTCGCCGCGGTCACCAGTCTCCCGAACTCAAGACGGTTCTGCCAGGTCGTCGGCGTGGTCCTGCTGCTGCTCGGGGTGCTCGGTGTCTTTGTCGCCAATCCGCTCGGACTCCTCTACATCGGTCAGCTCGACATCCCGCTCCACCTGGTGACCGGTGCGGTGCTCGCCTATTTCGGCTTCGCGGCACCTGTCTCGACCAGGAGCGCGTAGCGCCGAGTCGGGCCTATGAGGCCCCTGAAATGACGCGATCAAATTTGCTTTCTGTCTTGGCCGAGATTCGAGAGAGGTTAGCGGCCGCAAGCCCGGCCCCTTGGACCGTAGAAACCGATTCGAACGGCGTCAAACACATACGGGTCGGCGCTGAACAAAGTAGCGCTCAACTCTCGGTGAAGCGAGACCAAGAGCCCGGCGACGACGCCGATGTGGAATTTATCGCTATGTCCCGTAACGTCTTGCCTCGCCTCGTCAGCGCCCTTGACGGAAAACAAAGGTCGGTGACCATTGAGGAATTGGACATGATTGACGCTGTCGCGAACCGGGCTACCCCAGGTCCGTGGACAGCTTTCAATGAGGAAGTCCAACCAATCGGCGGGCCAAGCATGATATGGGTGGGCGGGGACGACGATCCCGACATGTACTTGTGGTTGGGTACCAAAATTGCTTCGCCTGGTGATGTCAACTTCGTGGCTCATGCTCGCGAGGATGTGCCTACTCTCGTGGAGGCGATTAGGGCTCGGCTCCATGGCACAAGCGAGCAGAACTTTCGGCAATAGGTGCCTTCGCGTACTGGGCTGGGCTGCAAGCGGCCCCGCTTCCGCAGGGGTCCGTTAGGCGGTATCGCCGATAAACTCAAGTCATGGCGGCGCAGTTTCCGTCCTTCGAGAGCCGAACGGTGACGATGGACGGGGTCAATATCCACTACGTCTGTGGCGGCAGCGGCTCGCCGCTGGTGCTGATTCACGGCCTCGGCAGCTCAGCGGCGGTTGAGTTCTATTACAATCTCGAGCCGCTCGCGGCGCATCATCGGGTGCTTGCGATCGACCTGCCGGGCTTCGGCAA
This genomic stretch from Candidatus Dormiibacterota bacterium harbors:
- the ftcD gene encoding glutamate formimidoyltransferase, which translates into the protein MADAIRDAGARVIDVQADAAHNRMVVTFVAEPSLAIDAAMAGATVATQRIDLRHHRGEHPRMGATDVVPFVPFADLPMSLCVDLAHTFGARLWKELHVPVYYYGEAARRVERRELEKVRLGGFEDLVSHIKDFERAPDEGPLEVHPSAGATAVGARIPLIAYNVNLKTADLQVAKDIAKTIRASSGGLPNVKALGFELADRGLVQVSMNLTDYRVTNIWKVFTVIRDEARRRGVEVEASEIVGTIPLDAAVGVIKEAVIEPAFRMDQILEKRVWAAE
- a CDS encoding cyclodeaminase/cyclohydrolase family protein, with the translated sequence MTAVKDQTIGDYLRALASTAAVPGGGSAAALAAAMGAALVSMVAKLSAKKAKGNEDRVLLEGLVPELDQLSTRLLQLSQDDVDAYRAVIDTRKSGAQGDALARAYERAAEVPLASATAAARGLALVPEVSKRAWEMTASDLAVGSELLETGFAGALGNVAINLPELRGEAAARIERAYLELRTLKAQ
- a CDS encoding DUF4383 domain-containing protein; translated protein: MTHLGNRATVQRVAFVFGAIYLAVGIIGFLPFLGGSVTMTNSKLLGLFNINLLHNLVHVVIGIAGLAAVTSLPNSRRFCQVVGVVLLLLGVLGVFVANPLGLLYIGQLDIPLHLVTGAVLAYFGFAAPVSTRSA